In Acidisarcina polymorpha, the DNA window CGCGGCAGCGATGCCGCGCCGCTTTCTGCTATCCTCTCCTTTAACCGAAAAGAGAGTCAGCATGGCGAAGAGCGTTAATAAAGTAATTCTGTTAGGCAACGTAGGCAAGGACCCGGAGTTCAAAATGCTGCCCAGCGGTCAGGGAGTAGCAAACTTCTCAATCGCTACAGCCGAGCGTTTCAAGGACAAGGGCGGCGAATGGCAGGAGCGTACCGAATGGCATAATCTGGTCGCCTATGCGCGATTGGCCGAGATCATCCGCGACTATGTCAAAAAAGGCACAAAGCTTTACGTGGAGGGGCGGCTTACGACTCGCTCCTGGGACGACAAGGAAAGCGGCAAGAAAGTTTATCGTACCGAAGTGGTGATGAGCGAACTCTCGCTTCTCTCCGGGCGCGGCGAGGGCGATGGGGGAAGCGGCGGCAACTACTCCCGCTCCAGCAGTTCAGCTGCAAGCAGCAGTTCGTTCGACCAGCGGCCGTCAGGCTCGCCCGACGATTACGCCCACTCAACCGAGATCACCGACGACGACATCCCGTTCTAGCGCCGGAAAGCACCGTTGAAGTCAGTTACCACAAAGACTTCCCTGCTACTTGAAAGCCAGACCGTCCGGAGAGTTTGAACGATCATCTCCCCCAAGGCTGGCTGCGGCGCCTGTTTGGATGACAGGGGGGCCGCCATGTATCTGGACCTGGTTGAGCATAACCTCTGCCCCCTGCAGGTCCAGGTTGGAAGGAACCTGACGGAAGTCCGACCGCACTTCGTCCTGATCCTTGCCAATATTTTTAAGTAGGATGACATGCCCGCTGATATGTACGTTCAACACTCGCGTCTTCCAATTGCCAGTGGTCACTTCAAGGCGCTCCATATCGAAAGTGCCGCCTTTATCGAGACGGCCGAGGAGGCCATAGCCAAAGTCAACGTTCGCTATAAGCTGGCCCTGAAGGCGGCGTAGTCGCTTCTCGCGCAGATCGATCCACAGAGTGCCCGCCATTCCATGAAAGACCCGCGCTTCGTAGGTTGGAGGACGGAAACTAGGATTCGGCTGGTATTTGAGCCTGATCTCCCCACCCTCGATCCCATCGTATCGATATAGAAATCCATCCGGGAGCAGGCCGATGATTCGCGCTATCCGGTCTTCGTCGCCCTGGTAATCACGCTGAAGCTTCTGTTGCTGGCCCGTATCATGAAGCAAATTCTGTAGCCGCCGCGATTCTTCCCGCTGCTCTTCATCGGTCAATGGATGTCCATCTTGCTCCAGCATCCGATTGACGCGCCCACCCCGGGTTTCCACCTCGGCTTTCACCAAGGTTTGCTGTCCGATTCGCTTGCAATCCAGGTATTCAAAGAAAGCATGATGCTGGTGGTCGCTCAGCTCATTGAAGACGACATCCTTGATCAGCTGTTCTGGAGGCATCAGTTGCTCGGGACTTGGCGAGGGGTCAGCCGCGAGCGCAGCTGGGACTCCACAAGTCAAGGCGATCGCTGCGAGTGTCAGGATACCGCGCATTGGCATCGTCTACTCCAACTCTCCAGAATTGAGACCACTGCAAGGAGAGTGCCACGAATGCGGGGCATGGAGAGCAAGCGCCGCGTGAATTTGCGTGAAAACCGGGATGTTCCCACACTGGCAAGTGGATCCAAAATCTCGATTGAATTTACGAGCTTTCGATCATCGCTTCCCGGATTTTGCCTCGGAATGTGCCCCAGCGTCAACCGCGATGCGCGTTGGTACACTGTCATTATGCTTGATGAACTGACTTTCCGCCGACATGCCGATGCTGCCCTTGAAGCTCTGAAGAAAAGCTTGATCTCCGCGGAAGAGGGGGGAGAGTTTGAGGTGGAAGAGAATAGCGGCGCCTTGAACGTGCTCTTCGAGGAACCCCCGGGGAAGTTTGTCATCACCCCGAATGCACCCGTACGCCAGATCTGGATCTCCGCCCTCTCCACCAGTTTCAAGCTTGAGTGGTCGGAGCAGGCGGGAGACTTCGTTCTGGTAAAAGACAATATTGGTTTTCGACCCTTGGTGGCGAGGCTGATTAATCAGCATCTGGGTTCAGATACGGTGGTGTTGACCTAGCTATCTGCCGGCTTGCAAAAAACAACGCGCAATTGCCAGA includes these proteins:
- a CDS encoding single-stranded DNA-binding protein, which translates into the protein MAKSVNKVILLGNVGKDPEFKMLPSGQGVANFSIATAERFKDKGGEWQERTEWHNLVAYARLAEIIRDYVKKGTKLYVEGRLTTRSWDDKESGKKVYRTEVVMSELSLLSGRGEGDGGSGGNYSRSSSSAASSSSFDQRPSGSPDDYAHSTEITDDDIPF
- the cyaY gene encoding iron donor protein CyaY, with product MRGMESKRRVNLRENRDVPTLASGSKISIEFTSFRSSLPGFCLGMCPSVNRDARWYTVIMLDELTFRRHADAALEALKKSLISAEEGGEFEVEENSGALNVLFEEPPGKFVITPNAPVRQIWISALSTSFKLEWSEQAGDFVLVKDNIGFRPLVARLINQHLGSDTVVLT